The following coding sequences lie in one Heliangelus exortis chromosome 6, bHelExo1.hap1, whole genome shotgun sequence genomic window:
- the C6H2orf76 gene encoding UPF0538 protein C2orf76 homolog isoform X9, with the protein MSGESSTITVRLVRSFEHRNFRPVVYHGVNLDQTVKQFMAFVQKDVPSRTGLPPPFRNHKYDTMKIIHQAHKSKTGELVVSLEDDETLILKEDSTLKAAGVANETELAFFCEEDYRNYKANPVSA; encoded by the exons ATGTCAGGAGAAAGCTCAACAATCACCGTTCGTCTTGTTCGCTCTTTTGAACACCGGAACTTCAGACCTGTGGTGTACCATGGAGTTAACTTGGATCAGACAGTAAAACAGTTCATGGCTTTTGTGCAGAAGG atgTGCCTTCAAGAACAGGacttcctcctcctttcagaAATCACAAGTATG atacaATGAAGATTATTCACCAAGCACACAAATCTAAG ACCGGTGAGCTTGTAGTGAGTTTGGAAGATGATGAGACACTGATTTTGAAAGAAGACAGCACACTGAAAGCAGCTGGAGTAG CAAATGAGACCGAATTAGCATTCTTCTGTGAGGAAGATTACAGAAACTACAAAGCTAATCCTGTTTCGGCCTG A
- the C6H2orf76 gene encoding UPF0538 protein C2orf76 homolog isoform X2, giving the protein MSGESSTITVRLVRSFEHRNFRPVVYHGVNLDQTVKQFMAFVQKDVPSRTGLPPPFRNHKYDTMKIIHQAHKSKTGELVVSLEDDETLILKEDSTLKAAGVANETELAFFCEEDYRNYKANPVSACPVNPHLELSSGLDQLHFFFSGLSFFDPVLQVLCSIRSLLQ; this is encoded by the exons ATGTCAGGAGAAAGCTCAACAATCACCGTTCGTCTTGTTCGCTCTTTTGAACACCGGAACTTCAGACCTGTGGTGTACCATGGAGTTAACTTGGATCAGACAGTAAAACAGTTCATGGCTTTTGTGCAGAAGG atgTGCCTTCAAGAACAGGacttcctcctcctttcagaAATCACAAGTATG atacaATGAAGATTATTCACCAAGCACACAAATCTAAG ACCGGTGAGCTTGTAGTGAGTTTGGAAGATGATGAGACACTGATTTTGAAAGAAGACAGCACACTGAAAGCAGCTGGAGTAG CAAATGAGACCGAATTAGCATTCTTCTGTGAGGAAGATTACAGAAACTACAAAGCTAATCCTGTTTCGGCCTG tcctgTAAACCCTCATCTGGAACTGTCTTCAGGTTTGGACCAATTGCACTTTTTCTTTAGTGGCTTAAGCTTCTTTGATCCTGTGCTACAAGTGCTATGCAGCATCAGGAGCCTCCTGCAATGA
- the C6H2orf76 gene encoding UPF0538 protein C2orf76 homolog isoform X3: protein MSGESSTITVRLVRSFEHRNFRPVVYHGVNLDQTVKQFMAFVQKDVPSRTGLPPPFRNHKYDTMKIIHQAHKSKTGELVVSLEDDETLILKEDSTLKAAGVANETELAFFCEEDYRNYKANPVSAWRTAVVPL, encoded by the exons ATGTCAGGAGAAAGCTCAACAATCACCGTTCGTCTTGTTCGCTCTTTTGAACACCGGAACTTCAGACCTGTGGTGTACCATGGAGTTAACTTGGATCAGACAGTAAAACAGTTCATGGCTTTTGTGCAGAAGG atgTGCCTTCAAGAACAGGacttcctcctcctttcagaAATCACAAGTATG atacaATGAAGATTATTCACCAAGCACACAAATCTAAG ACCGGTGAGCTTGTAGTGAGTTTGGAAGATGATGAGACACTGATTTTGAAAGAAGACAGCACACTGAAAGCAGCTGGAGTAG CAAATGAGACCGAATTAGCATTCTTCTGTGAGGAAGATTACAGAAACTACAAAGCTAATCCTGTTTCGGCCTG GAGGACTGCAGTAGTGCCACTTTGA
- the C6H2orf76 gene encoding UPF0538 protein C2orf76 homolog isoform X8 has translation MSGESSTITVRLVRSFEHRNFRPVVYHGVNLDQTVKQFMAFVQKDVPSRTGLPPPFRNHKYDTMKIIHQAHKSKTGELVVSLEDDETLILKEDSTLKAAGVANETELAFFCEEDYRNYKANPVSAW, from the exons ATGTCAGGAGAAAGCTCAACAATCACCGTTCGTCTTGTTCGCTCTTTTGAACACCGGAACTTCAGACCTGTGGTGTACCATGGAGTTAACTTGGATCAGACAGTAAAACAGTTCATGGCTTTTGTGCAGAAGG atgTGCCTTCAAGAACAGGacttcctcctcctttcagaAATCACAAGTATG atacaATGAAGATTATTCACCAAGCACACAAATCTAAG ACCGGTGAGCTTGTAGTGAGTTTGGAAGATGATGAGACACTGATTTTGAAAGAAGACAGCACACTGAAAGCAGCTGGAGTAG CAAATGAGACCGAATTAGCATTCTTCTGTGAGGAAGATTACAGAAACTACAAAGCTAATCCTGTTTCGGCCTG GTGA
- the C6H2orf76 gene encoding UPF0538 protein C2orf76 homolog isoform X1, with translation MSGESSTITVRLVRSFEHRNFRPVVYHGVNLDQTVKQFMAFVQKDVPSRTGLPPPFRNHKYDTMKIIHQAHKSKTGELVVSLEDDETLILKEDSTLKAAGVANETELAFFCEEDYRNYKANPVSAWLPFCCYYLLSSCSVVLVSSPFRQIWIGFMIPFLLRHLCLKESPEFNNWPFWASTVTNVWCHIECGTVKEQFYSISEKMINALMQIFTNAVSGTPD, from the exons ATGTCAGGAGAAAGCTCAACAATCACCGTTCGTCTTGTTCGCTCTTTTGAACACCGGAACTTCAGACCTGTGGTGTACCATGGAGTTAACTTGGATCAGACAGTAAAACAGTTCATGGCTTTTGTGCAGAAGG atgTGCCTTCAAGAACAGGacttcctcctcctttcagaAATCACAAGTATG atacaATGAAGATTATTCACCAAGCACACAAATCTAAG ACCGGTGAGCTTGTAGTGAGTTTGGAAGATGATGAGACACTGATTTTGAAAGAAGACAGCACACTGAAAGCAGCTGGAGTAG CAAATGAGACCGAATTAGCATTCTTCTGTGAGGAAGATTACAGAAACTACAAAGCTAATCCTGTTTCGGCCTG GCTGCCTTTCTGTTGCTATTACCTGCTGTCCTCCTGTTCTGTGGTTCTGGTCTCCAGTCCTTTCAGGCAGATTTGGATTGGTTTTATGATCCCTTTTCTCTTAAGACATTTGTGTTTGAAAGAATCACCAGAATTTAACAACTGGCCTTTTTGGGCTAGTACAGTTACAAATGTTTGGTGCCACATTGAGTGTGGCACAGTGAAAGAACAATTCTACAGCATCAGTGAGAAAATGATAAATGCTTTAATGCAAATATTCACGAATGCTGTGTCTGGCACTCCAGATTAG
- the C6H2orf76 gene encoding UPF0538 protein C2orf76 homolog isoform X5, translated as MSGESSTITVRLVRSFEHRNFRPVVYHGVNLDQTVKQFMAFVQKDVPSRTGLPPPFRNHKYDTMKIIHQAHKSKTGELVVSLEDDETLILKEDSTLKAAGVANETELAFFCEEDYRNYKANPVSAWMQAV; from the exons ATGTCAGGAGAAAGCTCAACAATCACCGTTCGTCTTGTTCGCTCTTTTGAACACCGGAACTTCAGACCTGTGGTGTACCATGGAGTTAACTTGGATCAGACAGTAAAACAGTTCATGGCTTTTGTGCAGAAGG atgTGCCTTCAAGAACAGGacttcctcctcctttcagaAATCACAAGTATG atacaATGAAGATTATTCACCAAGCACACAAATCTAAG ACCGGTGAGCTTGTAGTGAGTTTGGAAGATGATGAGACACTGATTTTGAAAGAAGACAGCACACTGAAAGCAGCTGGAGTAG CAAATGAGACCGAATTAGCATTCTTCTGTGAGGAAGATTACAGAAACTACAAAGCTAATCCTGTTTCGGCCTG GATGCAGGCAGTGTAA
- the C6H2orf76 gene encoding UPF0538 protein C2orf76 homolog isoform X6, with protein MSGESSTITVRLVRSFEHRNFRPVVYHGVNLDQTVKQFMAFVQKDVPSRTGLPPPFRNHKYDTMKIIHQAHKSKTGELVVSLEDDETLILKEDSTLKAAGVANETELAFFCEEDYRNYKANPVSAW; from the exons ATGTCAGGAGAAAGCTCAACAATCACCGTTCGTCTTGTTCGCTCTTTTGAACACCGGAACTTCAGACCTGTGGTGTACCATGGAGTTAACTTGGATCAGACAGTAAAACAGTTCATGGCTTTTGTGCAGAAGG atgTGCCTTCAAGAACAGGacttcctcctcctttcagaAATCACAAGTATG atacaATGAAGATTATTCACCAAGCACACAAATCTAAG ACCGGTGAGCTTGTAGTGAGTTTGGAAGATGATGAGACACTGATTTTGAAAGAAGACAGCACACTGAAAGCAGCTGGAGTAG CAAATGAGACCGAATTAGCATTCTTCTGTGAGGAAGATTACAGAAACTACAAAGCTAATCCTGTTTCGGCCTGGTAA
- the C6H2orf76 gene encoding UPF0538 protein C2orf76 homolog isoform X7, with amino-acid sequence MSGESSTITVRLVRSFEHRNFRPVVYHGVNLDQTVKQFMAFVQKDVPSRTGLPPPFRNHKYDTMKIIHQAHKSKTGELVVSLEDDETLILKEDSTLKAAGVANETELAFFCEEDYRNYKANPVSAW; translated from the exons ATGTCAGGAGAAAGCTCAACAATCACCGTTCGTCTTGTTCGCTCTTTTGAACACCGGAACTTCAGACCTGTGGTGTACCATGGAGTTAACTTGGATCAGACAGTAAAACAGTTCATGGCTTTTGTGCAGAAGG atgTGCCTTCAAGAACAGGacttcctcctcctttcagaAATCACAAGTATG atacaATGAAGATTATTCACCAAGCACACAAATCTAAG ACCGGTGAGCTTGTAGTGAGTTTGGAAGATGATGAGACACTGATTTTGAAAGAAGACAGCACACTGAAAGCAGCTGGAGTAG CAAATGAGACCGAATTAGCATTCTTCTGTGAGGAAGATTACAGAAACTACAAAGCTAATCCTGTTTCGGCCTG
- the C6H2orf76 gene encoding UPF0538 protein C2orf76 homolog isoform X4 has protein sequence MSGESSTITVRLVRSFEHRNFRPVVYHGVNLDQTVKQFMAFVQKDVPSRTGLPPPFRNHKYDTMKIIHQAHKSKTGELVVSLEDDETLILKEDSTLKAAGVGHKRQCRRGTDDSAKCWIRKNIFHSWLLSKSK, from the exons ATGTCAGGAGAAAGCTCAACAATCACCGTTCGTCTTGTTCGCTCTTTTGAACACCGGAACTTCAGACCTGTGGTGTACCATGGAGTTAACTTGGATCAGACAGTAAAACAGTTCATGGCTTTTGTGCAGAAGG atgTGCCTTCAAGAACAGGacttcctcctcctttcagaAATCACAAGTATG atacaATGAAGATTATTCACCAAGCACACAAATCTAAG ACCGGTGAGCTTGTAGTGAGTTTGGAAGATGATGAGACACTGATTTTGAAAGAAGACAGCACACTGAAAGCAGCTGGAGTAG GGCATAAGAGGCAGTGCAGGAGAGGGACTGATGACAGTGCTAAATGTTGGATTAGGAAGAACATTTTCCATAGCTGGCTTCTTTCAAAAAG CAAATGA
- the DBI gene encoding acyl-CoA-binding protein, translating to MSEAAFQKAAEEVKKLKSQPTDQEMLDIYSHYKQATVGDVNTDRPGMLDFKGKAKWDAWNALKGTSKEDAMKAYIAKVEELKGKYGI from the exons ATGAGTGAG GCTGCGTTTCAGAAGGCCGCTGAGGAGGTGAAGAAGCTCAAGTCCCAACCCACGGACCAGGAGATGCTGGACATCTACAGCCACTACAAACAGGCCACGGTGGGCGACGTGAACACGG ACCGCCCTGGTATGCTGGActtcaaaggcaaagcaaagtGGGATGCCTGGAATGCATTGAAAG GAACGTCCAAAGAAGATGCAATGAAAGCTTACATAGCAAAAGTGGAAGAACTAAAGGGCAAATATGGCATCTGA